CAGGGCGAAGTCGACATGACTGTTGAAACGGCGAGCATCTACACCGGCGCGCCGGACCGGGATGCGCACCTGCGCTCGCCGGACTTCCTCGACGCGGACGCCGCGCCCAAGCTCACCTTCCGCAGCACGAAGGTGGAGCCCACGGGCGGTGCCAGCTTCCGCCTGCTGGGGGACCTGACCATCCGCCATGTCACCCAGCCCGTGGCCTTCGAGGCGCGTCACACCGCCACGTCGAAGGACCCGTGGGGCAACACGCGCCTCATCTACTCCGCGCGCGCCACCATCAACCGCACGGACTACGGCATCCGCTGGAACAAGACGCTCGACAACGGTGGGTGGCTCGTCGGCGAGAAGATCGACCTGGAGTTGGACATCCAGGCCATCCCCGCGGCCTGAGCAGCGCGCTCACGGCGCGGGCATGAAGTCCGCGTAGACGGCGGCGTGGTCGGAGCCGCCAAAGCCGCCACGCGGATCGCGCATGGCCCGGAACGAGCCGGGCACATACGTTCCGCCTCCGCGCGCCAGGTACAGGTGGTCGATGGCCTGGCGCTCGCCGTAGAACGAATACGTCCACGTCTCGTCATCTGGCCGGTCGCTGGCGACGCGCAGCAGTGCGCCGTCGCGCTCCAGTGCTTGGATGGGCTCCGAGCCCGGCACGTCGTTGAGGTCGCCGCCCAGCACCACCAGCGCGTTCGGCGTTGCCTGGGCGACGCCCGCGATGATGTCGCGTGCGGCGGCGGCCTCCGCGAAGCGTCGCCCCGGGTCGTCGCTCGACTTGGAGCGGAAGTGCGCGGAGAAGACGATGACCTGCTTGCCGTCCACGTCCAGGTGGACCTCCAGCAGCTCCCGCGCGAAGCGCGTCTCCGTGCCATCCGGCCGCCACAGCGTGCGGTGGCGGTGGCCTCGGACGCGGGTGATGGGATGGACGGAGATGACGGCCACGTCCACCGACGCCGGCGCGCCCGTCTCGCCCAGCTCCGAGTAGCCGAAGCGGGGGAGGCGGGACGTCAGCGCGTCCAGTGATGCCTGCGTCTCCACCTCGGCGAGCAGCACCACGTCCGCGTTCAGTCGTGAGACGGCGGCGGCGAGCCGGTCCGCCTTCAATCCGAACTCGGAGGGCGTCGGCAGGGCCTCGTAGTTGCTCCCGCCGCACGCGCCGGAGTCGCACACCGTGTCGAAGAAGCGCTGCACGTTGTACGCGGCGATTCGGACGCTGCCCTCGAGCGCCGAGTCGGGCGGCTCGGGGGTGCCACAGCCCGTGCCCACGCAGTCGTCCGGCCCGGGGACTGGTGGCGTCCAGCGCCCGTCGCATCCGGACAGCGACAGGAAGGCACCCAGCAGGACGGCGGCCTGGGTTCGCGTGATGCGCCAGCGGGTGGGACGGAAGGCGAGTGACATGCGCGCGGCAGCGTACTCCAACGCGGCGCGGGCGCGGCCGGGCAGGCGGGCACAGTGTTCGCGGAAGGCTTCTTGGCCCCACGCGCATTGCTTCCAGGAAAGGGTTACGGCATGACAGCGAGTGCGGTGGGGCGCGTGCCCGCCGTACGGACCGGGCACGGAGGCGCGTTCGCGGCATGTTTTTCGAGATTCTCATTGGCGCCGCGGTGATGACGCTCATCACCGTGCTCTTCACCGGGCCCGGGATGTGGAGCTCCACCTGGGGCTACCGGAAGAAGGAAGGCAAGGGCACCTCCGAGCCTCCCGACGACGCGAAGAAGTAGTCGCCGGACGTTCGTTATTGGCAGATGCCCGGGCAGTCGGTCGCTCCCGAGCCCGGTGAGCAGGCATCCAGCGGGTCGTCGACGCACCGCGTCCCCGGTGACACGCAGCTACCGTAGAAGCCGCCACAGCACTCGGTGTAGCCCGCTGGCACGTCGCACGGCGTCGCGAAGCTTCGGCACTCGGCGCCGCCCGCGGCTGGACGGGCGAACACGAGCACCTGCGCGCAGCCCTCTCCGTTGTTGTCGTCGGAGCCCCCACTGCAAGCCGTCAGCAGCAGGGAGGCCAGGGCCGCGCCCGCGGCCATCATGAGTCGGTCCATGTCCGCTATCTGGCCAGGACCGGCCCGCGCGTCCAGCCCCCCACACGCTGGGATGTCATTCCACGAGCATCCGCTTCACGGGGGCGGGGTCCACAGCGACCATCAACGGCCGGGTGAAGTTGCTGAACGACACCAGCGCCTGGCCTGGGGCGAGCCTTGAGACGCGGTTCCACAGGCTCTCATCGATGCTGCCCGCTGTCTTCTGCATGCGGGCGATGACCGAGCTGTCCGCGATTTTGTGGATGACGAAGTTGTTGATGAGGCCCAGCACCTCGTTAGGGAGATGCTGTGGGAGCTGGGTGACGAACACGAGCCCCATCCACCGTTTGCGACCCCGCTTGGCGATCTTCGCCACCTGCTCGAAAAGTACGGGCATCTGGGAGATGCGGTGGGTGGAGAGGAACTCGTGGGCCTCCTCGATGATGATGAGCACCGGCGTGACGGAGCCATCCTGGGTGTTGGCTGATTGGTAACGAGCTTCTTGGGCCTCCTGAAGGCCCCGGAGGATGTCAGCGATGACCAGATTGTTGAGCTGTGGCGAATCGGTGTCCGACAGGTCGATGACGGACACTCGGCCCGGTGCGAGCATGGAGTCGTAGTCCACCGCATCCACGTTGCCCACGTCGAAGATGCCCAGGCGCCGGAGGCGGTGCAGTTTGCTGGCGAGCGCCTTCCAACTCACCTCGTGGCGGCTGCTCTGCGCCATGACCCGGGCCATCACCCGGCCAAAGCTGCTCCGGAACTCAGTGCGAAGGTTCAACCCACGGGAGGGGGCCTTGGCCGTGGTATCGGGTTCGGCCTCCTGCTCATCCTGATCTTCCAGTAGCGATGCTTGTTTCCTTGGAGTCGATCGCGACTTTCCTCGCGTTTCGGATTTCCCCTCGTCGCTCAAGCTGTAGATGTACGCGCTGACGACATCCAGCACGTGATCAATGGTCATCTGAGGGTAGCCCGTGGACAGTTCATCGACATCGAGGACCTGACGACGCTCCTCCTCCGTCTGAGGATAGATCTTGAAATCCTCCATCAGGAGCTTGGTGACGTCATAAGCCTTGAGGAACCGTTCTTGCTGCGCGTCCGACATGTCTAGAATCTCTGCCAGCGCGTAGGGCGAGAGGCTGGAGAACTTGAGTGAAAATGCGCGCCTGTTCCGGTGTCTCGGGTTGAGGCTGTCGCGGCCGATGAGGTGGTGGATGTGCAGGTCTTTAACGCCCTCTGCCTTCTGACCGCGGCGACGGAGTGCCTCGATCATTGCGGCATGGTCCGTCGGCTTGTCGACGTGGGTGTACTCACCTTCGACGTCGAAGACGATGGTGGCGATGCCCTGCTGCTGGGCACGGTGGATGAGTGTGGCGACGGTGGTGGATTTGCCCCCGCCTGTCGTTCCAATAATGCCGGTGTGGCGGGGGAGGATGGATTTGTCCCGAGGATTGAGGCGGGCCTCCATCTTGTCGTAGCCCACGACGAGGCCTAGGCACAGGTCGCCGCCTGTCCCGAGCACCCGTGCGCTCTCCTCATCGTCTAAACCACCGCTCGTGATTCTCGATCGCGGTTGGTGAGCGGGCGGGCG
This genomic window from Myxococcus hansupus contains:
- a CDS encoding endonuclease/exonuclease/phosphatase family protein, which gives rise to MSLAFRPTRWRITRTQAAVLLGAFLSLSGCDGRWTPPVPGPDDCVGTGCGTPEPPDSALEGSVRIAAYNVQRFFDTVCDSGACGGSNYEALPTPSEFGLKADRLAAAVSRLNADVVLLAEVETQASLDALTSRLPRFGYSELGETGAPASVDVAVISVHPITRVRGHRHRTLWRPDGTETRFARELLEVHLDVDGKQVIVFSAHFRSKSSDDPGRRFAEAAAARDIIAGVAQATPNALVVLGGDLNDVPGSEPIQALERDGALLRVASDRPDDETWTYSFYGERQAIDHLYLARGGGTYVPGSFRAMRDPRGGFGGSDHAAVYADFMPAP
- a CDS encoding YceI family protein is translated as MSVSTWSIDPSHSSVLFVARHMVVARVHGRFERFSGTLRVNPDQPIQGEVDMTVETASIYTGAPDRDAHLRSPDFLDADAAPKLTFRSTKVEPTGGASFRLLGDLTIRHVTQPVAFEARHTATSKDPWGNTRLIYSARATINRTDYGIRWNKTLDNGGWLVGEKIDLELDIQAIPAA